From Vagococcus jeotgali, one genomic window encodes:
- the pepF gene encoding oligoendopeptidase F, which yields MSETKQLPNRSELNEATTWDLTLIFPSDEAFDEAFNQLSDELTHAASYQGTLNRGSKEFLEAIEYILSIYRQTEKLYVYSHLKNDQDTGNTTYQALYARASALAAKSSEAISWFDPEVLTLSNDTIKAYFEEEKGLEIYKHFIHQITDNREHTLSEKEEALLAGASEILSASGETFSVLNNADLVFPVVTDDAGDKVQLSSGLYGQLLESTNREVRKEAFEALYSVYEQFRNTFASTLSTHVKKHNFNANIRNYSSAREAALSANHIPESVYDTLLDVVHENLPLLHRYVELRKKLLNVSDLHMYDMYTPILGDAPIRYTYEEAKDKSLEGLTPLGEDYLSIVKEAYGNRWIDVVENKGKRSGAYSSGSYDTKPYILLNWHDSLNHLYTLVHEMGHSVHSHYTRSTQPFVYGDYSIFLAEIASTTNENLLTEHLLQTEKDPKVRAFVLNHYLDGVKGTVFRQSQFAEFEHFIHVEDAKGTPLTSDYLSEYYADLNAKYYGEAVERDPEIAYEWSRIPHFYYNYYVYQYATGFSAATALADKIIKKEEGALERYINFLKAGSSDYPIDVMKKAGVDMTKPDYIEETMTVFEDRLNELESLIAKF from the coding sequence ATGAGTGAAACAAAACAATTACCAAATCGTTCAGAATTAAATGAGGCAACAACGTGGGATTTAACCTTGATTTTCCCATCTGATGAGGCCTTTGATGAGGCTTTTAATCAACTAAGTGATGAGTTAACTCACGCAGCTAGTTATCAGGGAACATTAAATAGAGGATCAAAAGAATTTTTAGAGGCGATAGAGTATATTTTATCTATTTACCGTCAAACTGAAAAATTATATGTGTACTCACATTTAAAAAATGATCAAGACACAGGAAATACAACATATCAAGCATTATATGCTAGAGCAAGTGCTTTAGCGGCAAAATCTAGTGAAGCTATATCATGGTTTGATCCAGAAGTCTTAACTTTGTCAAATGACACTATTAAAGCCTATTTTGAAGAAGAAAAAGGTTTAGAAATCTATAAACATTTTATCCATCAAATTACAGATAATAGGGAACATACTTTGTCTGAAAAAGAAGAGGCATTACTGGCTGGAGCTAGTGAAATTTTGTCAGCTTCTGGTGAGACATTCTCCGTTTTAAACAATGCAGATTTAGTTTTCCCAGTTGTGACAGATGACGCGGGAGACAAAGTTCAATTATCATCAGGACTATACGGACAATTACTAGAAAGTACAAATCGTGAAGTGAGAAAAGAAGCCTTTGAAGCTTTATATTCTGTTTATGAACAATTCAGAAATACCTTTGCAAGTACTTTGTCAACTCATGTGAAAAAACATAACTTTAACGCAAATATTAGAAACTACTCATCAGCCCGTGAAGCAGCTTTAAGTGCTAATCATATTCCTGAATCAGTTTATGATACATTGTTAGATGTGGTTCATGAAAACCTACCACTATTACACCGTTATGTTGAGTTACGTAAAAAGTTATTAAATGTAAGTGACTTACATATGTATGACATGTATACACCGATTTTAGGGGATGCGCCTATTCGTTATACGTATGAAGAAGCAAAAGACAAATCACTAGAAGGGCTAACACCACTTGGTGAAGATTATTTATCTATTGTTAAAGAAGCTTATGGTAATAGATGGATTGATGTGGTAGAAAACAAAGGTAAGAGAAGTGGGGCATACTCATCAGGAAGCTATGATACAAAGCCGTATATCTTACTAAACTGGCATGATAGCTTAAATCATTTATATACCTTAGTTCATGAAATGGGACATAGTGTGCATAGCCACTACACTAGAAGCACACAACCTTTTGTTTATGGTGACTATTCTATTTTCTTAGCAGAAATTGCCTCAACAACGAATGAAAACTTGTTAACAGAGCATCTACTTCAAACAGAAAAAGACCCTAAAGTGCGTGCCTTTGTATTAAATCACTATTTAGACGGGGTAAAAGGAACTGTCTTTAGACAATCTCAATTTGCTGAATTTGAGCATTTTATTCATGTTGAAGATGCTAAAGGAACACCTTTAACAAGTGATTACCTAAGTGAATATTACGCTGATTTAAATGCGAAATATTACGGGGAAGCAGTGGAGCGTGACCCAGAGATTGCTTATGAGTGGAGTCGTATTCCTCATTTCTACTATAACTATTACGTGTATCAATATGCTACTGGATTTTCAGCAGCCACAGCTTTAGCTGATAAAATCATCAAAAAAGAAGAGGGAGCTCTAGAGCGCTACATTAATTTCTTAAAAGCCGGAAGTAGTGATTATCCGATTGATGTGATGAAAAAAGCTGGTGTTGATATGACAAAACCTGATTACATTGAAGAAACGATGACAGTCTTTGAAGATAGGTTAAATGAATTAGAATCCTTGATTGCGAAATTTTAA